CTCCGATACCCTGACCGGCGCGGACGACATGACCGCGGTCTATAAAATCACCGTCACCGACGCCGACGGCGCAAGCCAGACCTCGACGATTAAAATCTGGACCCTGGGCGCCCTGAAACGGATGATCAAGTACACCTCCCCATCCTCGGTGAAGGGCATCGGCTTTTTAGTGCTGGGCGAGGACGAGATGTACTTCTATTCCCCCAGCCGGGCCGACGTCCGCCGCATCTCGTTCCACGCCCGCAACTAGGGCTTCCACAACCCCGACTTCAGCTATGCGGACCTGGCCAGCTACTACACAAGCTCAAGCTGGTCCCGAAATCCGGCGCGGACACCGGTTATTCGAGCCTATACATGTGGGTCAACCGGGACACCTGGGTCTTCGACCGCATAGATTTCTACGACTCCACGGGGCTCGTCAAGCGGATGACCTCGGGGTCGGTGGAGGTCCGGGACGGCTACACGACCCTGGGCGCCCTCTTGATGGTCAACCAGAAGACCGGGCACAAGACCCGGATAACCATCTCCAGCGTGGAGTACGACACCGGTCTCGAGTCGTCCTTCTTCAGCCAGCGCGAACTCAAGAAATGAGCGGGGGGTATTTTATGAATGGCAAACCCGTTGTACTGCTTCTGGCGCTCCTGGCGGTCGCCTCAACGGCCCAGGAGGGCGAAACCGGGGACGATGTCGAGTACCCCACGGCCGACTCGGGCGCGGTGGTCGAGGATTCCGCCATAATCCCCGAAATCAAGCTGGGCGCCACCA
The window above is part of the bacterium genome. Proteins encoded here:
- a CDS encoding outer membrane lipoprotein-sorting protein; this translates as MLGEGHRLFSAGRGRDVLLFPQPGRRPPHLVPRPQLGLPQPRLQLCGPGQLLHKLKLVPKSGADTGYSSLYMWVNRDTWVFDRIDFYDSTGLVKRMTSGSVEVRDGYTTLGALLMVNQKTGHKTRITISSVEYDTGLESSFFSQRELKK